One Streptomyces sp. RPA4-2 genomic window carries:
- a CDS encoding PP2C family protein-serine/threonine phosphatase gives MRGTRPSLSCRSTRRTDGTLADIAPVVDQALRCWVPDRLLTAVFADLDPVTGELAWVNCGHPPPLLIRRQRVVVSALARHPNLPLGLGLGPGPGHPNSAPPVERFQLEPGDRILIHTDGVTEARSPAGGFFGEDRLVDTVVRATAAGEPAPEALRRLSRDILDHSGHLTDDATILLAEWHPLRTPD, from the coding sequence GTGCGCGGCACTCGCCCTAGCTTAAGCTGCCGCTCCACCCGCCGCACCGACGGCACCCTCGCCGACATTGCCCCCGTCGTCGACCAGGCCCTGCGCTGCTGGGTTCCGGACCGGCTCCTGACCGCCGTTTTCGCCGACCTCGACCCCGTGACCGGGGAACTTGCCTGGGTCAACTGCGGCCACCCGCCCCCACTGCTGATCCGCCGCCAGCGCGTCGTGGTAAGCGCCCTGGCCCGGCACCCCAACCTCCCCCTCGGCCTCGGCCTCGGCCCCGGCCCCGGCCACCCGAATTCTGCCCCTCCGGTCGAGCGCTTCCAGCTCGAGCCCGGAGACCGGATCCTCATTCACACCGATGGCGTCACCGAGGCCCGCTCACCGGCCGGCGGCTTCTTCGGCGAAGACCGCCTGGTCGACACCGTCGTGCGGGCCACCGCCGCCGGCGAGCCCGCGCCCGAGGCCCTGCGCCGTCTCAGCCGCGACATCCTCGACCACAGCGGACACCTGACCGACGACGCCACCATCCTGCTGGCCGAATGGCATCCCCTCCGGACCCCCGACTGA
- a CDS encoding DUF4259 domain-containing protein: MGTWDIGPFDNDTAADFAGALDEAALEEREAMIRGVLMRAAAPADFLGIYDGERAVAAAALVVAQHPDGDPACSNYGPSEPLPELPAGLRMLAVDALDQVVSNRSELAEQWAEAANWSKWRQDITRLRDALDPPIPPQEEALFDI, from the coding sequence ATGGGCACCTGGGACATCGGCCCCTTCGACAACGACACCGCCGCCGACTTCGCCGGCGCCCTGGACGAGGCAGCACTGGAAGAACGCGAAGCCATGATCCGGGGCGTGCTCATGCGTGCCGCCGCGCCTGCGGACTTCCTGGGTATCTACGACGGCGAGCGTGCAGTGGCCGCGGCCGCCCTGGTCGTCGCGCAGCATCCTGACGGCGATCCGGCGTGTTCGAACTATGGCCCATCAGAGCCGCTACCGGAGTTGCCTGCAGGCCTTCGAATGCTCGCCGTCGACGCCCTGGACCAAGTGGTCTCCAACCGGTCTGAACTCGCAGAGCAGTGGGCCGAAGCTGCGAACTGGTCGAAGTGGCGCCAGGACATCACCCGCCTCCGCGACGCCCTTGACCCTCCGATCCCGCCACAAGAGGAAGCCCTCTTCGACATCTGA
- a CDS encoding transposase, translating to MLGEGHSRRAVARELRMTYRTVQRLADAATPEDLFQAEGQWQNRRTKLDDFKPYLHERWAEGCTNAWTLWKEIQTHGYAGGYGAVRAYLRPFRDAVPGGRPPSPRTVASWILTHPDVLPEKERLKLKSVLAGCPELDALAGHVRSFGQMLTRLQGERLPEWIAAVRADDLPSLHTFINGLERDLAAVTAGLTLPWSSGIVEGHVNRIKMIKRQMYGRAGFKLLRKQVLLAS from the coding sequence ATGCTCGGCGAAGGACACAGCCGCCGCGCGGTCGCCCGCGAACTTCGCATGACCTACCGAACCGTGCAGCGTCTGGCCGATGCGGCGACCCCGGAAGACCTCTTCCAAGCGGAAGGGCAGTGGCAGAACCGCAGGACGAAGCTCGACGACTTCAAGCCGTACTTGCACGAGCGGTGGGCCGAGGGCTGCACGAACGCCTGGACCCTCTGGAAGGAGATCCAGACGCATGGATACGCGGGTGGATACGGGGCCGTCCGCGCATACCTTCGTCCCTTCCGGGACGCGGTGCCAGGGGGTCGGCCGCCATCTCCCAGGACTGTTGCCAGCTGGATCCTGACCCACCCCGACGTGCTTCCGGAGAAGGAGCGATTGAAGCTCAAGTCCGTGCTGGCTGGCTGCCCCGAACTGGACGCCCTCGCCGGGCACGTCCGCTCCTTCGGGCAGATGCTCACCCGGCTCCAGGGAGAACGGCTCCCCGAATGGATCGCGGCGGTCCGAGCCGACGACCTACCCAGCCTGCACACCTTCATCAACGGCCTCGAACGCGACCTCGCAGCCGTCACCGCCGGCCTGACCCTGCCTTGGAGCTCAGGCATCGTGGAAGGCCACGTCAACCGCATCAAAATGATCAAGCGGCAGATGTACGGACGCGCTGGCTTCAAGCTCCTGCGCAAGCAGGTACTGCTTGCCTCCTGA
- a CDS encoding radical SAM protein, which translates to MSAQEATQPTTQTTPEDVDGVLNFLWLELTNRCNLRCVHCYTDSHPLSGDRDVLTTDDYGSVMGQAYDLGCRQIQLIGGEPQLHPAFNQLMRRSVDIGFDFVEVFTNLTTLDEETLAFSAEKGVHFATSVYSDDPAVHDAVTTVRGSHRRTVANLRRLVEKGVRTRVGVIAVKGDAAAAERTRQFLLDLGVDGSVRTSEVREFGRGQDLLGQPASLSGLCGHCWNGNLAVAPDGKVFPCVMARDWAVGDVLDQTLEEILHGDELAQIRREIHDTVWREKTAPTLCPQCCVPDLSCPCDPLLCTQSCEPLPTVREL; encoded by the coding sequence GTGAGCGCTCAGGAAGCAACACAGCCGACGACCCAGACGACGCCTGAGGATGTTGACGGAGTCCTGAACTTTCTGTGGCTTGAGTTGACGAACCGCTGCAATCTGCGGTGCGTCCACTGCTACACGGATTCGCATCCGCTCAGCGGCGACCGGGACGTGCTGACCACTGATGACTACGGATCGGTGATGGGCCAGGCCTACGACCTGGGCTGTCGTCAGATCCAGCTGATCGGGGGCGAGCCCCAGCTCCACCCGGCCTTCAACCAGCTCATGCGCCGCAGTGTGGACATCGGCTTCGACTTCGTCGAGGTCTTCACCAACCTCACCACGCTGGACGAGGAGACGCTCGCATTCTCGGCCGAGAAAGGTGTGCACTTCGCGACCTCGGTCTACTCTGACGACCCCGCTGTGCACGATGCCGTTACCACCGTGCGCGGCAGCCACCGACGCACCGTCGCCAACCTCCGCCGGCTCGTCGAGAAGGGGGTGCGGACGCGGGTGGGAGTCATCGCGGTGAAGGGGGACGCCGCAGCCGCGGAACGCACCCGGCAATTCCTGCTCGACCTCGGTGTCGACGGCTCAGTGCGGACGTCCGAGGTGCGGGAGTTCGGCCGGGGGCAGGACCTCCTGGGACAGCCCGCGAGCCTCTCGGGCCTGTGCGGTCACTGCTGGAACGGCAACCTCGCCGTCGCGCCGGACGGAAAGGTCTTCCCGTGCGTCATGGCCCGGGACTGGGCTGTCGGTGACGTTCTGGACCAGACGCTGGAAGAGATCCTGCACGGTGACGAGCTCGCGCAGATCCGCCGCGAGATCCACGACACGGTGTGGCGGGAGAAGACCGCTCCTACACTGTGTCCCCAGTGCTGTGTGCCCGATCTCTCGTGTCCGTGCGATCCGCTGCTGTGTACCCAGTCGTGCGAACCTCTGCCGACAGTCCGGGAATTGTAG
- a CDS encoding HAD domain-containing protein yields MTRHGNRPLLFLDVDGPLLPFGDGPQRDLAGTASNSHLARLDPQIGPRLAALPCDLVWATTWEEEANIELAPRLGLPQLPVVNWPEPSDAHEREDQWFGLHWKTRTLVAWADGRPFAWVDDEITDADRDWVSTHHPAQAILHRVASSHGLTDQDFAVLDQWLQLA; encoded by the coding sequence ATGACCAGGCACGGGAACCGTCCACTGCTCTTCCTGGACGTCGACGGACCGCTCCTGCCGTTCGGTGACGGCCCGCAGCGCGATCTGGCGGGCACCGCATCCAACTCGCACCTGGCGCGGCTCGACCCGCAGATCGGGCCGCGGCTCGCGGCGCTGCCGTGTGACCTGGTCTGGGCCACCACCTGGGAAGAAGAGGCCAATATCGAGCTGGCGCCGCGACTCGGCCTGCCGCAGCTGCCGGTCGTGAACTGGCCAGAGCCCTCAGACGCCCACGAACGCGAAGACCAGTGGTTCGGGCTCCACTGGAAGACCCGAACTCTTGTCGCGTGGGCGGACGGACGCCCGTTCGCCTGGGTCGACGACGAGATCACCGACGCCGACCGAGACTGGGTATCCACCCACCACCCGGCCCAGGCAATCCTCCATCGCGTCGCGTCGTCCCACGGCCTTACCGACCAGGACTTTGCAGTCCTCGATCAATGGCTACAGCTGGCTTGA
- a CDS encoding type IV toxin-antitoxin system AbiEi family antitoxin domain-containing protein — protein sequence MNVSELLRLLQAEHDETAARADHLREQIVRLTTGLAETEARLAELTATRKVIDGLTPPDHATAFVETATVYQRIVTTFNEHPGKVFRVRDLHEHLGLPTDEPSINVTRSRLGRLVRQGLLEQPGRGRYQKRT from the coding sequence GTGAACGTCAGCGAACTCCTGCGGCTGCTGCAGGCCGAGCACGATGAGACCGCCGCACGAGCCGACCACCTGCGCGAGCAGATCGTGCGGCTCACCACCGGCCTCGCCGAGACCGAAGCCCGCCTGGCCGAGCTCACCGCGACTCGCAAGGTCATCGACGGCCTCACCCCGCCCGATCACGCAACGGCCTTCGTGGAGACCGCCACCGTCTACCAGCGCATCGTGACCACGTTCAACGAGCACCCTGGGAAGGTGTTCCGTGTCCGCGACCTGCACGAGCACCTCGGCCTGCCCACCGACGAGCCCTCGATCAACGTCACCCGCTCCCGCCTGGGACGACTCGTCCGTCAAGGACTCCTCGAACAACCCGGACGCGGCCGCTACCAGAAACGGACTTAA
- a CDS encoding ImmA/IrrE family metallo-endopeptidase yields MLALARESRGLTQTEVADAMTKASDGAAVVSQGYVSRAESGRLAVGEDRLALYATALGYPPELLRVDPQVSGVGVGLIHHRKRASLSAPALRRIHAQLALVRLQVSGMMDAAAVPEGTHRFPQVVLDDLTTAKDAARHVRQEWAMPAGPVADVIGSIEAAGGWVVVRDLGSKLLDAVSQWDGRQMPLVLVNDHAPGDRCRFSVAHELGHLVMHTEPGTAGEQEKQADAFASEFLMPAADIRQAFTGGVDLARLAELKRIWRVSMSALLRRAVDLNALSEWQYRTVAVEMSALGYRTVEPIAIEPERPQRVDALVDTLLSDRGLDTAQAATCARLLPEDFEHLYAAGDRALSHSVSKVRP; encoded by the coding sequence ATGCTCGCGCTCGCGCGCGAGTCGCGGGGATTGACGCAGACCGAGGTCGCCGACGCCATGACCAAGGCGTCCGACGGGGCCGCCGTCGTCTCCCAGGGGTACGTCAGCAGGGCGGAGTCGGGGCGGCTTGCGGTCGGCGAGGACCGGCTGGCGCTGTACGCCACCGCTCTGGGCTACCCGCCGGAGTTGCTGCGTGTGGACCCGCAGGTGAGCGGAGTGGGTGTCGGGCTGATCCATCACCGCAAGCGGGCGTCGCTGTCGGCGCCGGCTCTGCGGCGTATTCACGCTCAACTCGCCCTGGTGCGGCTGCAGGTGTCCGGGATGATGGACGCCGCCGCGGTGCCCGAGGGCACGCACCGGTTTCCGCAGGTGGTTCTGGACGATCTCACGACGGCCAAGGACGCGGCACGCCACGTGCGGCAGGAGTGGGCGATGCCCGCAGGGCCCGTGGCCGATGTGATCGGCTCCATCGAGGCGGCGGGCGGCTGGGTCGTGGTGCGGGACCTGGGCAGCAAGCTGCTGGACGCCGTCAGTCAGTGGGACGGCCGCCAGATGCCGCTGGTGCTGGTCAACGACCATGCTCCGGGCGACCGTTGCCGTTTCAGCGTCGCACACGAGCTGGGGCATCTGGTGATGCACACCGAGCCCGGCACCGCAGGAGAGCAGGAGAAGCAGGCCGACGCCTTCGCCTCGGAGTTCCTGATGCCTGCAGCCGACATCCGGCAGGCGTTCACCGGCGGGGTGGACCTTGCCCGGCTGGCGGAACTCAAGCGGATCTGGCGGGTGTCCATGAGCGCTCTGCTGCGGCGCGCGGTCGATCTGAACGCCCTGAGCGAATGGCAGTACCGCACCGTGGCGGTGGAGATGTCGGCACTGGGCTACCGCACCGTCGAACCGATCGCCATCGAGCCGGAGCGGCCGCAGCGGGTGGACGCGCTGGTGGACACCCTGCTGTCGGACCGCGGCCTGGACACCGCCCAGGCGGCAACCTGTGCCCGCCTGCTGCCCGAGGACTTCGAGCACCTCTATGCGGCGGGTGACCGCGCGCTATCCCATTCCGTTTCGAAGGTGAGGCCATGA